The following is a genomic window from Fusarium oxysporum Fo47 chromosome IV, complete sequence.
AGCTTTGAAGGCGGTTCGGAGGTCATCGAGCTGTTTTAAAGTCGTATTATGCTGTTCAATTATGGTGCCTTTGTTGTATTTATTTACTCGTTCTCTCGTGGTTTAGATGCCGTTATGGGTAgtcttatttattattgaGATTAATAGGAAAGTTAGtagatatataaataaagatacgtcttattaatattatgGAGAATGATAAGGTTATGTTAAATTTAATAAGGAAAATATATACTTATGGTCTTTAGGATGCGGCTAGCATGGCAAGTAGGTTAATAAGAATCAGGGTATCTTATAGCTGGTGTAGGAATAATGAGATAACGTCGACTTTATTGCCATCTAATGGCTGTTAGATATGCGGCCGACGTAGGGTAAGTTATAGAGGCAGAATACCTAATGTAAAGGTTATACTGACAAAGGAGCGAAAGCTAGTTTAGTAGTTAAGAAGTTGCTTGGCGCGGGGTGCTGTACCAAGGAAAAGTTAGCACATAGAAAATAGcatataagctttaatataagtGCCACTCTAGCTTTAGGGTAACCaagctttatttaattaataacaAGACAGACCCAATTTGACCTATTAACTAACTGAACTGAAGTGCTTAAACAGCCACAAACACCATCAGGCATGCTTctccttattattattaaattcCTCTTGAAGACTTTATAGTCAGACCACGAAAACGCAATGCAGGAGTAATATACGCGACTCAACCATTGCCATCAAAATTTTCACCCTCCTCTATATTAACATTTCTTTTTCGCCTTTACATCGGACATAGGCGCATTTCACGCCCACAACCACTAGTCGTCCGTTAAGGCAAGATGGCGCTAGTCAGCTTGCTCGACTGTCCTATTAAActcatcgacaacatcgtcaagtGCCTCCTGGGGAGCGCCTTAAAAGATGCCCCTGCCAGCTATAAGAGAATCAGCCGAATCGCCCTGCCGTATCTTTTCTAATTCTCTATATTTCAAATCACCAGCTTGATCTCAATGTCTTTCGTATGGTCTTAAAGAATCTAGGGAGAAGACACTGATCTATGATCCTTTACCtaaataaggtttataatttagccttaaaaggtatatctaAGCATCCCTGTAGCCTGATATGATAATACTTATGTAATATGAGATATTTTAGAGTAATTTAGTATAATCTTAATCTAAGCTTAGGGTTTTATCCCTGAGGACCTATATACTTAAGTTTgatatagctatattacGCCTCCTCTCCCCACTGCAACTCTGTTACTGGCTCCGAAACCAGTGTTGTTTGGTCCCTGAGGTGCTTTAGGAGCTCGGGAAGGTTCTGCAGAAGGTCTAAGGGCTAACCTCATCTCACACCCTGCTGAGATCTATTACTAGAGATCTGCGATGCCGTCTTCGGCGTTCCATTGTCTTAGAAGACTGCCTGGCATGTGCATCCCCAGATCGGTTACTTGATTGCTGACTCCTGGCATATATATTTAAGATACAAGATCCAGATTGCTCAATTGGATGCTGGCTTTGTGAGGAATATTCTCCGTGTTCTCCCCCTTTCCGAGGTTTTTGATGTCCATTGTAGAAGTGGACGTTAACGAACTTTGTCTTTGGAGATTCGTTGCATCATCGAGGGCAAGAAATTTCACATAAAGCATACATCAAGGATGGCAGTGAGTATATGATCGGTTGGGGATCTCCGGAGGTGGCAGGCCCTATTTCGCTGTGGCCATATTAAGGTTGTGCTGAACGGATGATTCCCAGGGTATCCTCCTGTACTTCCTCACCAGACTTCCTCGTCACGATTCCTCCTCGCGCTCCAATGGAAGTGACCAGGTATTATAGGATTCAACTGAATATGAGTTCTCTGAGGCCCGAAGCAAATTCACGGGTGACTAACTTGCACTCtatatcttcttcctttctctccTCGCTCCTTGCcatgcttgatgaagttggtgGTCCTTATACCTGTGTCGTAGATCCGTTCGTGAATGTTATCGGTAGCGCCGTGTGAAGAAGCGCTAACGTGGATAtgctgaagagatggatTGAGAAAaatgaggacgatgatggtAGATGCGAGGTGGGACTTTCCAGTCCTAGGAAGGCGGTAGGCTAGAGTGTTTCTGAAGATACAGTTAGAGTTGATTTTATATAGGAGTCAAGAAATAACTTTATACCTCGTGCTGGGTACTGTGTACAGGCCTGCCTGTATTGGTAAAGTCTATAAAAGCCCTATAGATTAAAATAGACCTGTTGAATCTTCCTCGAATTTCGAGATATATCGATATAAAGTAGATATGTTTTGGAATATACATGATAGAAAGGTAGAGGATAATAAATATATGTAGTTGTTATTTAgagaaagaaatataagCGGagaataaaaataagaagaGAATTAGTGGACGAGAATGGTATGTAAGCAATGAAAGACGAAGAAATCTGTAGCAGGCAGATATGAAATCCCTGCGTGTGAAATTGAGAGATGGCAGAGGTGAAAgcctttgagaagaagcgtAAATAGGCACTAGATGCAGCGCCGCAACTCTGGGTGGCGTGGAACCCTGGTAGGTTATGAAAATGGATATATGTGAAGAGATGCCAGAGATAATACGGCAATAACGATTTCTGAAACCATAAGTGATTTTATAGCCAGATAGTAATATAACCCTGAAAAGGTGGCTAAAAATGATACATAATAACTGAGGTTAGATATAAGGCATATagggcttgggcttggcaatactaatataaaatatctGTTTCAGTATAGATGAAAGGATAGCTGGTATAATATGGGTTCTGTGACTTAAAGGTAAGGGAATATTAAACAGCTAGAGAGGCAATAAAACTTGGGCTATTGATTCTAAAGTATAGAAACATTTAGATAAGTTAGCCTAAGTTTAGACTGCATTTAGGAGCCTCTTTGATGAGTTCATTTTAAAGCTTACTCTTTCTTGTTCCTGGTGGCCGGGGCGATATGTGTTTAGATGAGGGAATATGCTGTGCAGATTTATAAGTATCTTGTAATTACATAAATTAAATCAATGATTATCTCAAAAGCAGCCTTGTATTGTTCTAGTTAATGAATGTGTGATTATTGTTATTTCTATATGTGTTTGCAGTCTAAGGAATAACATTATGGGCACCAACCAGCTCCGTTATTAATTATTAGTCGAGCAGTTATCCCATAGGTGGCAGGCCTTATTTCTCTGTGACCATATTGATATTATACTGtttaattatacttattacATAAGGTTCCTAACTAAGCCTTATAGATTTAAACTAAATACGAGTTTTCCGAGGCTAATAGGAAGATATTCCGCGAGAATGATAATGTTTCCTGTGGATAAGAGAGTTTGCATCTTGTGGAACGGCTTTAAAGTGTTTCTGATATTAAGTTAGAGCTATAATGTGGGAGGAAGTAActaggtattatattacttatttaattatgCTGACCGCATCCTGTCTAGTTAATGATATTCTTTATGCATATAGAAGGCactctattatataatttctaCACTAATATCTCCCTATCTTACAGTTCCCATCATAAGTGGTTCATTTAATTACTCTGACTGACCCTATAACCTTCCATCTAATTAATTGCACCCTCTAATGTAGTATCCTTAAAGGAGCTAATAGAACTAACCTTTATCGGACCTCCCTATAGTCTAACTACTGGCAGGAAGGATAAGCTTTTTAGATAGCTTTAGAACTAGAAGttaggttattataaaagaatttGCTAAGTAATCGATTTGCGGTGTAGACTAAACTTCGGAGGCGGTAATAAAGTCTGCTTGCTTTAAAACCGCGGTTTACAGTTTTAGGAGTCCCTGATAGGGATGCAATAAAGTTGAATAAGCTCTAAGCATTATCCGCAAAACATTATTAATTGATGCTTATTTGGTATATTTATAAACTACATTAATTATTTGTTTGAATACTTGAATAACAAGTAAGCCATTTTTTTCAGGGAGGTCCACAAAGACACTACAGCTAACTATGAGCTGTTATGTGGATAGCTGGCATAACATTTCTTGCCCTAGACGTTGCGATGAGTCTCCAAAGATGAAGTAACCCTCAGACCATTTGCAGTTCCTGCTCAAGCTCTCAAAGGACCTTATAGACCAAAGAACACTGGATTCGGGGCCAGTAATGGGGTTGCAGCGGGCAGAAGAGGGTGTGTTTAACGTGGAGGAGGGGGCACGTCTCTTACCAACACACATCTTCCACTTGAGCATCCTTTCGGCATTCTTTCATCATACTTTACTTCTAATACATCTCACACAACAATACTTGCTTAACGCAAATCAATAATTATTTCACTAATATGAATCTTGGACGCCTCGGAGGAGTGATACCAAGGAGAGGAGCATTGATGCAGAGTTCTGATCTTTAAGTGATCAAATGGCCGGCAGATTAAGAGTCAACAGGTTAGTCTAGAATATAAGGCTGTATTTAAGATAATCTTTAATTTAATCTAAGAGATCTAATAAGCTACTTATGAATCTGTATACCATATTCTTTAATGATCTAAATGCATATCACCTGGACCCCAGAGTAATAGGTTTGAAGAATGCAATAGGAATCCGTGTTGTCAGCTCCCTTGCATATGGTGCTTTATCCTTATGATCATCCTACGTCCTAAGCAATAGGTTCGAAGAATACAATCAGAATCAGTGTTATCAGTTCCCTTATATATGGTGCTCTATCCTTATAACTATCCCTAACGAGACCACTTGTTGCACCTATAGCATCCGACGTTTACTTAGCTCTCTAGCATATAGGTGCCTCATCACAAAAATAACCTTCGGCTTATTAGCTAAAATTATCAATCCTCTATCATATTCTATTTTCTTAATTCGCGTTCTGTCTGTATACCACCTCTTGCTAAGCTTTGCGCCTTTAGTGTAATAGCCTAGCCACCTAAATCAAGGGTTTATCTCGATTCCATTTTTCAGGGCATTCCAGGGCATCGCCGCTTTTCACGAAAGGGCGGGACTAAGGCGGACCGACCGGAAGAGAGTGAGGATTCATCGGTGAAGGATCTCTGGCAGAGAAGTAATTAGATGGGAGTGTGCCGATTGACCCGGCTGTCAACAGTCTTGCTCAAACTATGGAATGGGAGACCAGGAGACCAAAGTGAATAACGGTGGTGTTGGAATCAAGTAAGATCTGCAGTTCAAGAAGTCGATATTCGTTCAAGTTCTTGTAGCCAGCAAGCATTCCGGAGTCAGTGGCTGGTCCAAATAGCCCGAAGGCATCGTAAGAGTCGAGTGCCTTGCTTGATACTTTGAAATCAAGGATAATCTCAAACGCAGCCTTGCATTTATGACTGACGTGCCGGCTTTCAAGCTGGCAATCGCCTGTCAGGCGATATAATCGCAGCAAGTTCGGCCTTATAGGTATTAGAAAACATATCCCGTTTAATAAAGACATTTTTCTGAAATATTTGGTCCAAGGTTAGGCTTTTAAAATTATCGAATATTAAGGCTGCTTTTATTTGTGACTGACCTGCCAACTCAGATATCCTAGGATATAAGTCATATGATAAGTCTTTTGCTGTTCCCTGGCCCTGTGTCCAGGCGTAGACTCCTTGAGGCTGATTATTGCCCGGTTTCTCGCTGTTTTTCATCTTGTACGGCCGCCTAAACCTGCCTCAAGTTAGAAAAATACTCTTCTAAGTTAATAACATCGCAAGGCTAAAACCAACCTAAATGAGGATTCAATCATGCTTCAAAGCTCACCTAGGTTAATGAAGTCTATGAAAGAACTCCTGTTGGAGTAGACCCGTGAAGCTTTCCTCGCAGTTCTAGATTCGTCTTGGTGGAGTAGATGTAGATTTCTGTTGTGAAAGGTATTGACAGTAGTCAAGGAAGTGAAAGATGTGTGTTAAGTGCATGGATATGAGGAAGATGTGATGGAGAAA
Proteins encoded in this region:
- a CDS encoding uncharacterized protein (expressed protein), yielding MSLLNGICFLIPIRPNLLRLYRLTGDCQLESRHVSHKCKAAFEIILDFKVSSKALDSYDAFGLFGPATDSGMLAGYKNLNEYRLLELQILLDSNTTVIHFGLLVSHSI